The following coding sequences lie in one Miscanthus floridulus cultivar M001 chromosome 9, ASM1932011v1, whole genome shotgun sequence genomic window:
- the LOC136481014 gene encoding disease resistance protein RGA5-like produces MARLLKKSKARHDIAGAIEDMKKRLQEVSGRRDRYSIPVAVPSPATKLDPRLVDMHKEAAQIIGIERTRAELIAMLQSSTHGHGDAGASSSNNRTKIVSVVGAGGLGKTTLAKVVYAELLSPGYDCRAFVSVGRNPDLVQVFTSIFFGLDQNMYQAIRDVKDLQLLIGELRKFLENKRYFIVIDDIWDINSWQPIGSALHRNNNGSRVVKTTRNLEVACGDEVYQLGPLSHDNSKKLFYMRLYGGEDKCPAHHPEEASQKILDKCGGVPLAIITMASLLVGKSREDWFEVCSSPGFYRGRENKQVDDTVWILSLSYYDLPSHMKTCLLYLSVYPEDYEIEKDSLIWKWVAEGFIEKKTGTSLFQRGEEYFYQLINRNMIQGVESEEEGIIHCCRVHDMVLDLIRGLASEENFITISNEDGGTSSRHKVRRIAHQNRILLDQSHPDGHRDMTQLRSLVAHGCDIRGLVLHPSFKLLRVLALERRTSPEYGRRWLEHLGKLVHLRYLGLRGIDVEELPEAIRALKLLQTLEYIRCIRGYGMQVQLPSSVSLLTRLVCIRCDEYTKVPDGFLQKVTSLEELQISVRMLSFESKIQFLKELGNQSLLRVLGVIGIGRLDESMQAELLKSLGNLRELEHLDLDCNLLTGITPASTEWDKAVLSEHLRHLRIQGIRFPCVPSFIDPMLLPNLCYLDLCVDHMDEAGLRALGGLPNLCYLYIRLADYGTASHKQAAVVNIAAHDFFPKLRIFKLYGWMVQLATNDESTSDSFSIWRGGQDAMVVDSKAEDAGCSSRVAPAPVVMANLHELGFTVPVRALYKDGHATSDNLGLDLECLPSLYYVWAYLDYKDALADDVNKAEAELRRIVQLHPNSSALRFDVFKINQRRMARPVHNDDEEVRIPAA; encoded by the exons ATGGCCAGGCTGTTGAAGAAGAGCAAGGCGCGCCACGACATCGCCGGCGCGATCGAGGACATGAAGAAACGACTCCAGGAGGTGTCGGGCCGCCGCGACAGGTACTCCATACCCGTTGCGGTGCCTTCGCCGGCCACCAAACTGGATCCTCGCCTTGTGGACATGCACAAAGAGGCAGCACAGATTATCGGCATCGAGAGGACGAGGGCGGAGCTCATAGCCATGCTTCAGTCATCGACCCACGGCCATGGAGATGCTGGTGCCTCCAGCAGCAACAACCGGACCAAGATAGTTTCTGTGGTGGGAGCTGGTGGTCTGGGCAAGACCACTCTTGCCAAGGTGGTGTACGCCGAGCTGCTGAGTCCCGGATATGACTGTCGAGCCTTTGTTTCGGTTGGCCGCAATCCTGACCTGGTGCAAGTCTTCACCAGCATCTTCTTTGGTCTCGATCAAAATATGTACCAGGCCATTCGTGATGTAAAGGACCTACAACTGCTCATTGGCGAACTCCGAAAATTCCTTGAAAACAAGAG GTACTTCATCGTTATTGACGACATATGGGACATAAATTCCTGGCAACCAATAGGATCAGCTTTGCATCGGAACAATAACGGAAGTAGAGTAGTCAAAACTACTCGAAATCTTGAAGTAGCCTGTGGCGATGAAGTTTACCAGCTTGGCCCTCTTTCACATGATAACTCAAAGAAGCTCTTTTATATGAGGCTATATGGCGGTGAAGACAAATGTCCTGCTCATCATCCTGAAGAGGCGTCCCAAAAAATTCTGGACAAATGTGGCGGTGTGCCATTAGCTATCATCACAATGGCTAGCTTGTTGGTGGGCAAATCAAGAGAGGATTGGTTTGAGGTCTGCAGCTCTCCTGGTTTCTATCGTGGCAGAGAGAACAAGCAAGTAGATGATACTGTGTGGATATTGTCCCTTAGCTACTATGATCTGCCTTCTCATATGAAGACCTGCTTACTCTACCTAAGTGTGTATCCCGAAGACTATGAGATCGAGAAAGATTCTTTGATATGGAAATGGGTAGCAGAAGGCTTTATAGAGAAGAAAACAGGAACAAGCCTGTTTCAGCGGGGAGAGGAATACTTCTATCAGCTCATAAACAGAAACATGATCCAAGGGGTAGAGTCAGAAGAGGAAGGCATCATACATTGCTGCCGTGTTCATGACATGGTCCTTGATCTTATTCGTGGTCTGGCAAGCGAAGAAAACTTCATCACTATCTCAAATGAGGATGGAGGAACATCATCACGACACAAGGTGCGCCGGATAGCACACCAGAATAGGATATTACTGGACCAATCCCATCCTGATGGTCATAGGGACATGACACAACTGAGGTCATTGGTTGCCCATGGGTGTGATATTCGTGGTCTTGTCTTGCATCCGAGCTTTAAACTCTTACGTGTGCTAGCTTTAGAGAGGCGCACATCACCTGAGTATGGCAGGCGCTGGCTTGAGCATCTTGGGAAACTAGTTCATCTAAGGTACCTAGGGCTACGAGGTATAGATGTCGAAGAGCTCCCCGAGGCGATACGAGCTCTAAAGCTTCTACAAACACTGGAGTACATAAGATGTATCAGAGGATATGGTATGCAAGTCCAACTGCCATCGAGCGTTAGCCTGCTAACACGGTTGGTCTGCATAAGATGTGACGAATACACGAAGGTGCCCGATGGGTTCCTCCAGAAGGTGACATCACTGGAGGAGCTACAGATAAGTGTTCGCATGCTGTCTTTTGAGTCCAAGATTCAATTTTTGAAGGAGCTGGGCAACCAGAGCCTACTGAGGGTGCTTGGTGTGATTGGCATAGGCAGGCTGGATGAGAGCATGCAGGCAGAACTTTTGAAGTCACTAGGCAATCTGCGGGAGCTCGAGCATCTGGATCTGGATTGTAATCTGCTCACTGGAATTACCCCTGCCTCAACAGAGTGGGACAAAGCCGTGCTTTCGGAACATCTCAGGCACCTGCGTATACAAGGCATCAGGTTCCCTTGTGTGCCATCATTCATAGATCCCATGCTTCTCCCCAACCTTTGCTACTTGGACTTGTGTGTGGATCATATGGATGAGGCAGGTCTGAGAGCCTTGGGTGGGCTGCCAAATCTCTGTTACCTCTATATTCGACTGGCGGATTATGGGACGGCTTCTCATAAGCAGGCCGCGGTGGTTAATATTGCTGCCCATGATTTCTTCCCCAAGTTGAGAATCTTCAAGTTGTATGGCTGGATGGTCCAGTTGGCGACCAACGATGAGTCGACTAGTGATTCATTTAGCATCTGGAGGGGAGGACAGGATGCTATGGTAGTTGATTCCAAAGCAGAGGACGCGGGCTGCAGTAGCAGAGTAGCGCCGGCCCCTGTTGTGATGGCAAACCTCCACGAGCTTGGGTTCACTGTCCCAGTCAGGGCTTTGTACAAGGATGGGCACGCTACCTCTGACAATCTCGGCTTGGACTTGGAGTGCCTCCCTTCGCTATACTATGTCTGGGCATATCTCGACTATAAGGATGCCTTGGCTGATGACGTGAACAAGGCAGAGGCTGAGCTCAGGCGCATAGTACAACTCCATCCCAATAGTTCCGCACTCAGATTCGACGTATTTAAAATTAATCAACGTAGGATGGCACGACCAGTACacaacgacgatgaagaggtACGTATACCAGCTGCCTAA
- the LOC136481016 gene encoding putative disease resistance protein At1g50180 encodes MDIVAGAVGSIVSKLGELLQAEYKLQKGLPEQIEFLKNELESAHTALRNLGERPPEQLGPQVRLWAREVREASYDMEDILYAVLVDVVEGAAPAETKSKKGFA; translated from the coding sequence ATGGATATTGTGGCCGGGGCAGTGGGCAGCATCGTGTCCAAGCTCGGCGAGCTGCTGCAGGCAGAGTACAAGCTGCAGAAGGGCCTGCCGGAGCAAATCGAGTTTCTGAAAAATGAGCTCGAGAGTGCGCACACGGCTCTCCGCAACTTGGGTGAAAGGCCGCCGGAGCAGCTGGGTCCACAGGTCCGGCTTTGGGCTCGCGAGGTCAGAGAGGCGTCCTACGACATGGAGGACATCCTCTACGCCGTCCTCGTCGATGTCGTGGAGGGGGCCGCCCCTGCTGAGACTAAAAGCAAGAAAGGCTTTGCTTAA